One window from the genome of Lentibacillus daqui encodes:
- a CDS encoding metal-dependent hydrolase family protein — MEYVIDNVQILQGPDLEIKHDCGVWIKNEEIYKILPKKDHLDHLKYINGEGKYLMPGLIDLHVHIMWDGSKDPVSTLKEEGYEQMLIRAVSYCQDYIEAGITTIRDIGSVDDIALHVAKGIKRGLIKGPTIIASGKTLTMTGGHDPFWARFVDGPNEALKGVREQIFKGAEVIKVSSTGGVYGRHEGESVGNAELSMEEQRVICDEAHKFGLNVASHAIGREGILNSIQAGVDTIEHGHYLDEELITMMEERGTAWNPTLYVYQTIASLEEIPAYAKQKALEIVGRHEKAFKTFFDRNILIGAGSDAGSPSTPHTALLDELLMMYKFIPNTKEILKTATTNAGAILGRKVGQIKEGHKADLVLLRDNPLNDLNNLRSVDKVYVNGELVYS; from the coding sequence ATGGAATATGTTATTGATAATGTTCAAATTCTTCAAGGTCCTGATTTGGAAATAAAACATGATTGTGGAGTTTGGATTAAAAATGAAGAAATTTATAAAATACTCCCCAAAAAAGATCATCTGGATCACTTGAAATATATTAATGGAGAAGGAAAGTATCTCATGCCGGGCTTAATAGACTTACATGTTCATATCATGTGGGATGGTTCCAAAGACCCCGTATCCACCTTAAAAGAAGAAGGTTATGAGCAAATGTTAATTCGTGCAGTGTCCTACTGCCAAGACTATATTGAAGCCGGAATTACAACGATAAGGGATATTGGATCTGTAGATGATATTGCGCTACATGTAGCTAAAGGCATAAAGAGAGGACTTATTAAAGGACCAACTATAATTGCTAGTGGGAAAACGTTAACGATGACTGGTGGTCATGATCCATTCTGGGCAAGGTTTGTGGATGGTCCAAATGAGGCGTTAAAGGGGGTTCGAGAGCAGATTTTTAAAGGTGCAGAAGTTATTAAAGTGAGTTCTACAGGTGGCGTGTATGGTCGGCATGAGGGTGAATCAGTCGGAAATGCGGAATTAAGTATGGAAGAACAGCGGGTTATTTGTGATGAAGCACATAAATTTGGATTAAATGTCGCTTCCCATGCAATTGGAAGAGAAGGTATTTTGAACTCAATACAAGCCGGAGTTGATACAATTGAGCATGGACATTATTTAGATGAGGAGCTTATAACAATGATGGAAGAGAGGGGGACTGCATGGAATCCGACGCTCTATGTTTACCAAACGATTGCATCGCTGGAGGAAATACCGGCATACGCCAAACAAAAAGCGTTAGAAATTGTTGGGAGACATGAAAAGGCATTTAAAACCTTTTTTGACCGGAACATATTAATCGGAGCAGGATCTGATGCTGGTTCACCGTCTACTCCTCATACAGCATTATTAGATGAATTATTAATGATGTATAAGTTTATACCGAATACAAAGGAAATCTTGAAAACGGCAACAACGAATGCTGGTGCAATTTTGGGAAGAAAGGTTGGACAAATTAAAGAGGGCCATAAGGCAGATTTAGTCCTCCTTCGAGATAATCCATTGAATGACTTAAACAACTTAAGATCGGTCGATAAGGTGTATGTTAATGGTGAGTTAGTTTATTCATGA
- a CDS encoding sodium:solute symporter family protein: protein MNVYLVGVVVYLLVMALVGVYFGKKSINDNEDFMAAGRSLPLWVVSGTLLATFVGSGTVVGGASFIYQYGPFAAIFNLSGGIVGTIILYFLAGKIRTGEAYTVPEMIEKRFGTTARLVSSIIILLAFIGITAYQFTGGAYVLQITTGLPIGIGSIIIGVLVIFLTVSGGLFSVAYTDAISAILIVAGFLLGLPFVLHSVDGFSGLSLSLPSNTKSWNGGLSIPQLLGFFLPLFLLVLGDQNMYQRFGAAKNPTVARRSTIGFFIGSCFVISLTIIIATSAIVMFPEIAPDTAVLNMAINGLPLAIGLIVLCAAVAFIITTATSYLLSASGNIIYDLLKRFSNKDISDKKLLKYNRATVVAVGVLAYILGMYFPTVLELQMYSYTMYGAALTPAILATVTWKKATTAGIMSSMIVGAIGTIFWEVVLNKPFDWNSVLFALPLSVLTLIVVSLLTNKEGVAKSNQDSFVIND, encoded by the coding sequence ATGAATGTATATCTCGTGGGAGTTGTAGTCTATTTATTAGTCATGGCACTTGTAGGTGTATACTTTGGTAAAAAATCGATAAATGACAATGAGGATTTTATGGCTGCGGGACGATCCTTACCACTTTGGGTAGTAAGCGGGACACTTTTGGCAACTTTTGTTGGTTCTGGGACTGTGGTTGGCGGGGCCAGTTTCATCTATCAATATGGCCCCTTTGCCGCCATTTTCAACTTGTCTGGCGGAATAGTAGGAACGATTATACTATATTTCTTGGCAGGAAAAATAAGAACCGGCGAAGCATATACTGTTCCAGAAATGATTGAGAAAAGATTTGGTACAACGGCTAGACTGGTATCTTCAATTATTATTTTACTAGCCTTTATTGGTATAACGGCATATCAGTTTACTGGAGGCGCTTATGTATTACAAATTACAACTGGATTACCAATTGGAATTGGTTCAATTATTATAGGGGTATTGGTTATCTTTTTAACGGTAAGTGGCGGATTATTTTCGGTCGCGTATACAGATGCAATTAGTGCCATTTTGATAGTAGCCGGATTTCTGCTGGGACTGCCTTTTGTTCTCCATTCAGTAGATGGATTTTCTGGATTATCTCTTTCGCTGCCAAGCAATACTAAATCCTGGAATGGTGGTTTAAGTATTCCCCAGCTTCTTGGGTTCTTTTTACCTTTATTTTTGCTTGTTTTGGGAGACCAGAATATGTATCAGCGTTTTGGTGCCGCGAAAAATCCAACAGTTGCCAGAAGATCAACAATCGGATTTTTTATTGGTAGTTGTTTCGTAATTAGTTTAACGATAATTATTGCTACCTCCGCAATTGTTATGTTTCCTGAAATTGCTCCAGACACCGCGGTGTTGAATATGGCAATAAATGGTTTGCCATTGGCGATAGGATTAATCGTTTTGTGTGCGGCAGTGGCCTTTATTATAACCACAGCTACTTCCTATTTATTATCTGCTTCAGGGAATATTATCTATGATTTGTTAAAGAGATTTAGCAACAAAGACATTAGTGATAAGAAATTGTTGAAATATAATCGGGCTACAGTTGTTGCGGTTGGAGTTTTAGCATATATATTGGGCATGTATTTTCCAACTGTATTAGAATTACAAATGTATTCGTATACCATGTATGGGGCAGCATTGACACCGGCCATTTTAGCGACAGTTACGTGGAAAAAGGCTACTACAGCTGGTATTATGAGTTCCATGATTGTTGGTGCAATAGGTACAATTTTCTGGGAAGTTGTCTTAAATAAACCATTTGATTGGAACAGTGTCTTGTTTGCGCTGCCACTTTCTGTACTAACTTTAATTGTTGTTAGTCTATTGACAAACAAGGAAGGTGTGGCTAAAAGCAATCAGGATTCATTTGTTATAAATGATTGA
- a CDS encoding haloacid dehalogenase type II produces the protein MEWPKAVTFDCFGTLIDWEGEIQLVFKEILKKNGVENVNIVQLQRYWEDVQFDYIQNEYRPYKEVLKNTLQMAFNHFGYPFTEADSDYFSESMGRWCPFPDTKDALLEIKKYTKIALLTNTDDNIIEETVSRLGVDFDEIVTAEQARAYKANHEGFHLLLNKLNLDKSEILHTGFGFKYDVVPASELGITTCWVNRYGETRPVDVKEDYLVGDMKTFSLLIKGLASQ, from the coding sequence ATGGAATGGCCAAAGGCGGTAACTTTTGATTGTTTTGGGACATTAATTGACTGGGAAGGCGAAATCCAACTTGTTTTCAAGGAGATACTGAAAAAGAACGGCGTAGAAAATGTAAACATTGTGCAACTGCAACGTTATTGGGAGGACGTACAATTTGATTACATTCAAAATGAGTATCGTCCGTACAAGGAAGTATTAAAAAACACATTACAAATGGCTTTTAATCATTTTGGATACCCGTTTACCGAGGCGGATAGTGATTACTTCTCTGAATCAATGGGGAGATGGTGTCCGTTTCCTGATACGAAAGACGCTTTGTTAGAGATTAAGAAATATACGAAAATTGCATTGCTCACGAACACAGATGATAACATTATTGAAGAAACGGTATCAAGGCTTGGGGTGGATTTTGATGAGATAGTTACAGCAGAACAAGCTAGGGCATACAAAGCTAATCATGAGGGTTTTCACCTGCTTTTGAATAAACTAAATCTGGATAAATCTGAAATATTACATACAGGGTTTGGATTTAAGTATGATGTTGTGCCAGCTTCTGAACTCGGTATCACCACTTGTTGGGTCAACCGCTATGGGGAAACCCGCCCAGTAGATGTGAAAGAAGATTATTTAGTTGGCGATATGAAGACATTTTCACTATTAATTAAGGGTTTGGCATCCCAGTAA
- a CDS encoding beta-N-acetylglucosaminidase domain-containing protein, with translation MKKRVVFSVTVAAIMLFGTVSHMFTPVAKAAGKSPVKEYEFYPTPHSVEYGNGTLSLNKGVQVIYDDTIDRVTKRKVEKAFTDHGLEAPSVASEPSKDKVNLMIGTKNSNGPVDNYASEHVDSEGIDFDQIDAYQLDVSDNNIVILGKDTDASFYGVVTLEAILAQSPQQVIRNMHVNDFANTEIRGFIEGYYGIPWSNEDRMSLMRFGGNHKMNSYVFAPKDDPYHREKWDELYPKEELEEIGEMADVGEETKTRFIWTISPLGEVAELAREEGQDAAMDVLDENTDKLLAKFDQLYDVGVRQFGVNGDDVGNLPTDYVVELMHSISEWADEKGDVRDTLYTPASYNSDWAWNPDELNAYEKGFDDNIHILWTGSTTCAPVIQSTIDVFKNKSNDGVERRDPLFWLNWPVNDVDMQRVFLGKGEMLEPGIENLAGVVTNPMQEAEASKIAIFAIADYTWNTEDFDAQTSWEDSFKYIEPDAAEALHELAKHMSDADPNGLKLSESEDIKELLDSLTEKLDNGESLKGISPEAMDAFQTIADAADGFMAKTKNENLKEELEPFVNALHDMVLADKEFLKAAVAVEDGNNQAAWNVIEKATALRQQSLNYDRPLIDGTTKAKPAQKRLQPFTDHLQEKVTIQGMQTLVDYEADQGNMDASDARLLQTHLKSLDHFINVKSYEKAEKHMKSLKQLVAKYQEAGQIDEDVAKTLVKHADILIEKWQ, from the coding sequence ATGAAAAAACGAGTCGTCTTCTCAGTTACGGTCGCAGCTATTATGCTATTTGGTACGGTTTCCCATATGTTTACGCCAGTTGCAAAAGCAGCAGGTAAAAGCCCTGTAAAGGAATATGAATTTTACCCGACACCCCATAGCGTGGAATACGGTAATGGGACGCTGTCGCTTAACAAGGGAGTTCAAGTTATCTATGATGATACGATTGATCGTGTGACGAAAAGAAAGGTGGAAAAAGCATTCACGGATCATGGTTTGGAAGCACCATCTGTTGCGAGTGAGCCGTCAAAGGATAAAGTGAATCTGATGATTGGTACAAAAAATTCAAACGGTCCGGTTGATAACTATGCTAGCGAACATGTGGATAGTGAAGGGATAGATTTTGACCAAATCGATGCCTATCAATTGGACGTTAGCGATAACAACATCGTGATTTTAGGAAAAGATACCGATGCCAGTTTTTACGGGGTTGTTACGCTGGAGGCGATTCTTGCTCAAAGTCCGCAACAGGTGATTCGCAATATGCATGTGAACGATTTTGCCAATACGGAGATTAGAGGGTTTATTGAAGGGTATTATGGTATTCCTTGGAGTAATGAAGATAGAATGTCCCTCATGAGGTTTGGCGGCAATCACAAAATGAATTCGTATGTATTTGCACCAAAGGATGATCCTTACCATCGGGAAAAGTGGGATGAGCTGTATCCGAAAGAGGAGCTGGAAGAAATAGGGGAAATGGCTGACGTCGGGGAAGAAACGAAAACACGGTTTATCTGGACGATTTCCCCATTAGGTGAAGTTGCTGAACTTGCCAGAGAGGAGGGGCAGGATGCGGCAATGGATGTTCTTGATGAAAATACGGATAAGTTGCTTGCCAAATTTGATCAATTATACGATGTAGGGGTGCGCCAATTCGGTGTCAATGGGGACGATGTTGGAAATCTGCCAACGGATTATGTCGTTGAATTGATGCATTCCATTTCTGAATGGGCGGATGAAAAAGGCGATGTGCGTGATACGCTTTATACTCCTGCAAGCTATAACTCCGATTGGGCCTGGAACCCGGATGAGCTAAACGCTTATGAAAAAGGCTTCGATGATAATATCCATATTTTATGGACAGGATCAACTACCTGTGCACCTGTTATTCAAAGTACCATCGATGTTTTTAAAAACAAAAGCAATGACGGTGTAGAACGAAGGGACCCACTATTTTGGCTGAATTGGCCGGTAAACGATGTGGATATGCAAAGAGTCTTCCTCGGTAAAGGAGAAATGCTGGAACCTGGTATCGAAAATCTTGCTGGCGTTGTAACCAATCCAATGCAGGAAGCCGAGGCGTCCAAGATTGCTATCTTTGCCATTGCCGATTACACATGGAATACCGAGGATTTTGATGCGCAAACAAGCTGGGAAGATAGCTTTAAGTATATCGAACCGGACGCCGCGGAAGCATTGCATGAACTTGCCAAGCACATGTCTGATGCGGATCCAAATGGTTTAAAGCTATCTGAAAGTGAAGATATTAAGGAACTATTGGATTCGCTTACGGAAAAGCTGGATAACGGAGAATCATTAAAGGGAATATCTCCGGAAGCAATGGATGCGTTCCAAACGATTGCGGATGCGGCCGATGGTTTTATGGCAAAAACAAAGAATGAAAATCTGAAAGAAGAATTGGAGCCATTTGTAAATGCATTGCATGATATGGTACTTGCTGATAAGGAATTCTTGAAGGCTGCCGTTGCTGTTGAGGATGGTAACAATCAAGCTGCATGGAACGTAATTGAAAAAGCAACGGCCTTAAGACAACAAAGCCTGAATTATGACCGGCCATTAATCGATGGAACGACAAAAGCAAAGCCTGCCCAAAAGAGACTGCAACCATTTACTGATCATTTGCAGGAGAAGGTGACCATTCAGGGCATGCAAACGTTGGTAGATTATGAAGCGGATCAAGGTAATATGGACGCGTCTGATGCACGTTTGTTGCAGACTCATCTGAAGTCACTTGATCATTTTATCAACGTGAAGTCATACGAAAAGGCAGAAAAGCACAT
- a CDS encoding M24 family metallopeptidase — translation MDTTKRVNKLREIMANKEIDLSVIMNFENQFYYSGLKAITYSRPIVLTVDSDTLSLIVPSLEENHAKTVTKADRLYVYHETLIGGSKGKSHIEHLKTLVSSYPSGTRVGVEFSSLPLQLGNMMKKAGFELVNIDKDIEKMRYIKDQEEIDLITESGRLVSLALKNSLENASAGLTEIELDQFGNQALFAEVAQKHPDSTLDFFVMTPSGIDRSILPHVFSNTRKFHDNDISIHSRQVGLNGYRAECERTFFIGTPTDKQKDLFKIAHEAQLAALDTIKIGITAKEVNEAARQIFIKHDVEEYSIHRTGHGIGIGLHEEPSLRYDNDLVLQEGMVYCVEPGLYVPGVGGFRHSDTVVLRDDGSHQITNYAKELEDLRF, via the coding sequence ATGGATACAACAAAAAGGGTAAACAAATTAAGAGAAATAATGGCCAATAAGGAAATTGATCTATCAGTGATAATGAATTTTGAGAACCAATTTTACTATTCTGGCTTAAAAGCAATTACTTATTCAAGGCCTATCGTCTTAACTGTAGATTCTGATACGTTAAGCTTAATCGTTCCCTCTTTGGAGGAAAACCATGCAAAAACTGTGACAAAAGCTGACAGGTTATATGTTTATCATGAAACCTTAATTGGAGGTAGCAAAGGTAAATCCCACATTGAACATTTAAAAACGTTAGTTTCATCCTATCCTTCAGGCACAAGGGTTGGTGTTGAATTTTCTTCCCTACCACTTCAATTAGGTAATATGATGAAAAAAGCAGGATTCGAACTGGTTAATATTGATAAAGATATTGAAAAAATGAGATATATCAAGGACCAGGAAGAAATTGACTTAATCACAGAATCAGGAAGATTAGTAAGCCTGGCTCTAAAAAATTCCCTAGAGAATGCAAGTGCAGGACTAACCGAAATTGAACTTGATCAATTTGGAAATCAAGCTTTATTTGCAGAAGTTGCACAAAAACATCCGGATTCAACGTTGGATTTCTTTGTGATGACTCCGTCAGGAATAGATAGAAGTATCTTGCCACATGTATTTTCAAATACGAGGAAGTTTCACGATAACGATATTTCTATTCACAGCCGTCAGGTAGGACTTAATGGTTACCGTGCTGAATGTGAGAGAACCTTTTTTATCGGTACGCCAACGGATAAACAAAAGGATTTATTTAAAATAGCACATGAAGCACAATTGGCTGCCCTGGATACCATAAAAATAGGAATTACAGCAAAAGAAGTCAATGAGGCGGCTCGACAAATATTTATAAAACACGATGTTGAAGAATACAGTATTCATAGGACCGGACATGGAATTGGAATAGGCTTACATGAAGAACCTTCTTTAAGATATGATAATGATCTTGTTTTGCAGGAAGGAATGGTTTATTGCGTCGAGCCGGGGTTATATGTACCTGGTGTTGGTGGTTTTCGCCACTCTGATACAGTCGTACTCAGAGATGATGGCTCTCACCAAATCACCAATTATGCCAAAGAATTGGAGGATTTACGTTTCTGA